From the Cardiocondyla obscurior isolate alpha-2009 linkage group LG08, Cobs3.1, whole genome shotgun sequence genome, the window tttttaatttaatttaattttttttttccttttttttctaacatattaattaacgaaaatgtAACGTCAACGTTGCGCCTGATATAATTAACGATAGCAACGTGCTGGAACCTATCGCAAATTACAGGATCGCTCCGAGGAGGATGACGGCCTACAGTCGGACTTCTCCTTCGAGGAGGACGAAgaaaacgacgacgataaCGAGAAGACGGCCAAGGACTTCAACCAAGAGGAACAGCTAGAGAATGCGGAGAATCAGAAGATCTCCTCCGAAAAGATGAGCAGCAATATGCATCGACTTCACGTGGAGTTCGACGATCTGTCGGTCGTCGACGAGGAAGAGGAGCCGAAGAGGGATAGGGACAGGAGGGACGCGACACCGGAGAAGGATCAGGAAAACGAGGCTGTCGGGCATCCACCCCCGCCGGTCCTCAGGCAACTTCACGATAACATCCCGTTTTATCCGGCCACGTACGCGCCGACGAGTGGTTTCAGCGGAACCAGTTATTACACCGAATGCCCGTTCGAGTTCCCAAGTACGGTGGATTTAATGCTGCCCACGGATACGTCCGCATTATTGGCTCCGCCGTACGGCGGATTACAGCCTGAGCCATTGATCCCGCTGACCAACTTAGACACCGCGAGTCCGGACGACCGTACCCTCCCGCAAATTCACGCGCCGCCCGTCGGCTGGCAAAACGACATGGTCCCTCAAAAACAAGTGCCTTATGCGTCAACAACGAGAGCGATGACGCCGGACTCGCATCCGATAATGGTTCCCTCGTCGAGTAGTTCGATGCCGCCGTCGAGTACTTTTAGTTTCCTAAGGAGGAAGGACACGAGTACGAGACAACCCGCCGTGCTCCACGAAACGTCGGCTATTCAAGATCCGCGAGTGCAGCTTCCCGAAAGAACGATCGGCAAAAACGTCTGGAGCACAGCTGCTCCCGAATCCGCCGTGACAAACGGAGAAAAGAGAGGCGACACCGCCGCGATGTTCGCCGTGCCGGAAAAGTCGAAGCTCTTCTTCGCCGCGCAGCCTTTCACGATGAAGAGACAAGAAGAAGAATCGCCGACCGCAAGTATGAGTCACTTCGGGACTGGGACTAGTTCGAGTAGCGGCAGAACGGCTTCTACAGTGATTTCCCGAACTAATCCTTTCGTGGGATTAAAAGGCTCGGCAGACATATACGTAAACGGCGCGATACCCTGCGAGGACTTCTCGAAGGAGAAAAATGAACCGAGGACGTTTACGAGTATAGACAACCTGCTGATCACGGACGGCAAAAGCGTACCGAGCGGTCAGCTGACGAAATCGATATCTTGCCAAGATCTATCGAGCGAATCTCAGATCGTCGCCCAGCAGTTGAAATTAAATCACGTCGAGTCGCAGATGCTTACGAAAAGCGACAACACTCTGGACAGCATAGGCGATTATTCTAATAAACCGTACAAGAGCCATCTAAATGTGACGTTGAAGGTCCCGGCAGTCGGGCAGGCACCGAGTCCAGAGACGCCGGAGATACCCAATCTGCCTTCGATAGATTACCGTCTCTTTGGAAATCCTTTTCTAAGAAACTTCGATAAAATCTGTCCGGGCTACCAAGTAAAACCGAATCCTCCTACCGCCACGTCGCCACTCTCCGTTCACGTGAACGACGACGGCCTCGCTTATCCGTATTCCGTGCCGAGTCGAAGCGTTCATCTCGGCGAGAGATTTCGTGCCGCGCACTTGCCGGATCAGACCCGATTGCTGATACCTAGCGACCAACTAATGAGCGGGAAGCAGGATATTCAAGTGACTTCCTTCGAGAGGCCGAGTCCCTGCAACTTAATACCCTCCGCCGCGCCTTACGATCTGCCGGGCTTAAGAAGATTAAACGTGAATCGATATCTGCAGAGCCAGAATCTGTACCAAAACGTTCCCATTGTGTCGCGGGGTTCCGGTCAATTTTACTCGCCGAGATGCGGGATGATGTATTACGACAACGTTACGAAAGTACCGGCGCAGACGCAGACGTCGATCGACGGCGATTCCCATCACGAGGACGAGGAGGCGATAAGCGTGCCGAACTCGCCGAGCGGACAGAGGCGGAAAAAAATCGTGAGGAAggacaaaattttaattaaggaacaaaagccgctgtcgccggcggcacagagaaaattaaagaaacagtGCAGCGCTACGTCGACGGATACGCTCGATTCGGCCGAAAAAATGACGCGGAAGAAGCCGAAGAGGTTGAGCGTAGCGGTGCCCGACGCGCAGGAAAATAAGATCGAGAGCCGATCCTCGTCCTCGGGGCAGGACTCGCCGCGTAAGGACAAAAGGGTGCACATTAATTCTAAGAGACGATCGTCGCAAGTGTCGTTAAGAACCACGGGGAGTGGCAGTGTCGATGCTAAAGAAAAACTGGCGGACGGTACCGCGCTGAATTCGGAACGCGAAAGAACGAACTCGGTCAGTAGTCGAGAAATCACCAGCGCGAAAGCGCGCAAGACTAGTACCAGTAGTGGTAATGTGCCGTGGTGCGCGTGCTGGGGAAACGGTTGCATTTAGCCGAAGctgcatatttaatttcaaacggAAATACAATCGGAAAGACAGACTAAAATGCGAAAAATCAAGTCTTggctaattttaatatgaagtattaaatattaatttatttcggagATGCGTTAATTACTATATGCATAAATAATTCgttcaattattatcgcaAGCAAGATTCCgtttaatcaattataaatttcaagaatgaaaatatttattatataaatattattacattatcaaagaaaagaaacgaatcACGCATTTTCAGAtcaataatcttttttttttttcttttctgtcttttttttcttttttttttctcaagaaGATCACTATATCAGATGCCGTCACGTCATTGATGTCATCTGGATGTATCTTTCAATGGTTCGATCTTATATACATCTCGCGAAACGTTAAAACGAGAGGCTATCAGTTGAACCGGACGTAGTGGtccttatttatttaagacaGCTGCGATTTGTGTCAACAGCGAAAGGGTCTTGCTACTTTCTGGTCCTCGGGCCGAGAGGAGAGGCCAGGTCGACTGAATAATTCGAAGGGCAAATACCAAAGGGAAATGCTGATGGGCCGCGGAATGAATTCAGGAAGGAAGGCCTTAACTTCCCGTTGCCAGTGTAAGGGAACCGCCATTGTAGCCGGTAACGCAGGTCGTAAAACAAGCACAGACAACGGTACTATGGTGTTACTAACGCTGTCACAACGGGGTGACAGTTGTATCTAAACTAGTTCTGCCAAGAGACCGGGAAGACGGGGGCCCTGCATCCGCTCTTAAAGCAAATTTACTGGGGCTTAGCGAGCGCAAGCTTGTCCTAAGCACGCGTGCGAATAATGGTACACATTTTCGAATTACGTAGTTCTACCGGCGATTATCTGTAACTAGATTACTCAAGCCGATTGTAAATTTAAGTTACCGTTGTAACAAGCAGCTGTAGTCCGTCGTCAATTTACTAGACACAAAAATTGTAGTTGTATTTAATCGCAGAGAAATTCGATCGATACGCGGCAATAAGTATTCATCGCATTTATAGCGGactaattttctaaaataataataacgagcCAGTAAATGTACATAAGTAATATGCATGCTTAATTAGATTagtatataattgtatataatttgtatattttgataattaatttatatcaatttacgCCTTGTGTTTCTGAATGTAGCTGGGAAAAATTTATGACATTTCACCTTTGTAGATGTCGACTTTAAAAAGAATCTGGAATAAGTCTCACGAACtgcgatttaataatattaattatacttttatatttttcgcgacCTAAAGTACAATGTCGATGTATTTTGTATTAAGGTAAATTATCGCTTCTATCTCTCTCTGTATATCTCTAATGACCATTAGGTAATAATACTCCCAGCCATTCTCACATTATATTCCGGCGAATCATCGATTATCCGGTtgcgtgaaatttattaatggcCCGAGGGGTACAAGGGAAACTTAGCGGCAAAGTTCGCGACTATCCCTTCGCGGGAACTCCTCCACGCCGTTATTCGTCGTTCAATTACGCGCGAAaatgaagagagaaagatgcgAAAAACGAGAGACATCGTCGtgctctttaaattttatgagATTCCAGAAAAACACAATTAAAATGCTGcataaataagataattatcTTTTCGCGTTGTGAAATGATTacgtaaaatacaatttgcaTGGTCTTCGTATTTTAATTcaccattctttttttttttttttgcagtaaggaaatataattgacaGCTTTCGCCAGctagtttaattttaaaaatcgttCTCAAGTCATAATTCCTACATGCTTCAAGAACTTTTTCATTCTAAACacttttgctaaaaaaaataaaaattaaaaagtaaaagatgtgagattcataaatttattcaaagcTAAAACAGATAAAATAGGTGAACTTCTTTAACGtaaaagagaggaaagggggaagaaTACTTCCTAGCGGGAAGATTTTAGTAACGGATGTGCAAGAATAATATTCTCCGACATTACGAGCACTCATCCCACATTTCGCTAATCGCTGCTGTAACATCTGGCAATATATTTAGCGCACTTACGACGAGGAGCGCGCGGAAGATCAACTTCCTAAATTACCGCGAACGTGATTCGTATTCCTGAGAATTGCAACTAACAAcggtgaatttaaataaaaaatggcggTGATATCCGAGGTGATCTCCGCGAGCGAGCGGGTAAGAGCCGGTTGGGGCTCGCGTACAACGAGCGCTAGGGACGAGAGGGCGGCAAGGAAGGTTTGCCAgtgcaattaaaatgcaaatcgTCCCTTTTCCCGCGGCCTGTCCGCTAGACCATCTTTCCAGGAGGTCTCCGGTCCTCTCGCGTCCTCGCAACTCTACACCATAATGGTAACGCCGTCACCGATTAACTTGGAACTAGTTTAGAAACGACTCGACTCGGCCGGGCTCCGCGCTCGGCTGCGCGAAGTCACACAAGGAGCGGGAACAAGACGCGGTCTTTCGCTTGGTCTCCCTCGGAAAGTGCCACGTAAATGGAAGATGGTACGTTAATACGGTCTAACATCATTTGCAAATGTCACTGCGAGACGTGCTCCCGGCATCCAACGCGAGGTACGTGAGAGAAGTGCGTTCCGTCTTATCGCAGCAAGAGAGGAAGGGGGGAACTTTCGTATGCATTGTAATCTATTTAAcgagaataattattgcatttttaattcacgTTCGCCCCGTTGCTCGCTGCCTCCAAGTTCGGCTCGTGAATTTAAAGAACTGGCACGCGAGTCGTACGTCTTGTCCGTTCGGAATTTATCTCGATATTTTTTCCGGCATTTAATCGGGTATGCGAACAAACAAGAGAATTTAATAGGATTACGCGCGAGCTCCGCTCagttttatttcacatttctcGCACTTGGCTCGAGCGAGCAAATCGTTACCGAGACCAGTATGCAGATTAATCGCGCGCGGCAGCGGCAATATCGCTGTCATTTGTCTGCAAAATAACTGCGGAATGCGGGACAGGCCGGAAGTGACATCGCCATTGTCTTCGTGGAAATAGCGCGGAACAAGATGGAAGAGACAGTACCTTAATGGCCTGATTTCATTTGCAAATGTCATCAAGAATTTTCACTCCGCCCGGCGATGGAAAACGTCTCGCGTTTCTCATACAAGATGATAAGCGTAATAATATGCACTGGCATAATTCCTGCTAACGCACGCTACTCAATTAATTATGTGGAAGAACTGCTTCTGCGCGGGTTCAATTTGCagattacaaaattacacgTCCCGGTGTGTGCGAGCGTCTCTGTAAAACTACCACCGCGAGTGATAATTAGAATGCAAGTAACAATGAATAAAACGCAATATCAAAAGTAGATGCATTAAGAGGAAATAACTTTGAAAATCATAGTTTTTGTAGCATACGGACGAAGTGTTATCTTCGAAAACTTTCGAAAAGACAATGTGGGGAAATTTTGACGACCGTCCACGTAAAAGTAcgcttttatttcgcgcaTGTCTCAGTTGTCGgggattttaattaagtacCGATCATCGACCAGtgttcataaatataaaatataagccGTGATTATCCGCGATTATAATACTCGTTAAGATAATAAGCTTTAATTATGCACTTCGTATACCTACTGTGAATTCCGTCAGCGTACGTCATCAGGTCACTGACAGCGGACGTGACGGCGCCACAGCTCGGATTTTTGTGGAGTAAAACTTGTCGAACGATTCAGGAACTTCGAAGAACAAACACGGCGGCATGTTTTGCTACATTAACTGCAGACATTAAGTAAATTGCGCgcgataatttctttaaaaggacaaaaaaaataaaaaataaaatatgcgtgTACAAAACTTGCATAACAATTTCCAgcggaagaataaaaaaaaatttcgccgCAACGTTTCTTGAAAACttcgcggaggaaaaaaaaaaaaaaaaaaaaagacgccgTGAGCGCGATCGACTTGAGACTCAACCGAAAGAAATTTCCGTCTTTCGAATTCGCGAGAGCCCTCGCAAGAATTCGCGAATCCGTCTCTGTTCTCGCTATTTCCCCGTCGCTTTGCGTTATGAACTTTCGCGAAAGTTTCGCCCAGCCTTTAACTTGAGCAGCACGGACTCTTTACCTCGGCGGAAATTTCACATAAGTTCCATTACGTTTTGCGTAATTTTACGATTATGTTTCCGTAGTAATCAGTCCTTATTGCCAAactttttagatttaaaaataacgggCTCTTTACGCGAGTAcaaaacttaaattaaaacttttttagcTGGTCttataaattgatataaagtttaaaataaaattacataaactTTAAAGAACTGTCTCAAATTTTTTGAGCGAGATTTTCGCTACGATCAAGGAATCCGGGAAGAAGTCAAGTGCCCCTTGAAAACAATTCCGCGCAATACGTTACATTTAGAGtctggaattaattaataatcgattacCATTTTTCCGATCGAGGCATTAAACATTAGCTCGGGGATAATGTATAATTGTGgtcgcgtaaattaaaaaaaaattttttaataaaattcgagTAATCGTGTGTGACGCGATTTCGTCTTTTTATCGAGTAAACGAAATAACTGGAAAGTTGTCAGCCCCTCCGAATAGAAAATTCAATATCCCGGCTTAATAAGCAGAAAATATTTGCTCATGTTGTATACACCGGTAATATGTCGTAGTACAGCGCGatactttttttcataaatatataaggTTCTTTTTTCAATGATCCGAAGTGAACGGCGGTGACATATTGGCGGCTCTGCTTAACGGAATAAAAAGCCAGATACATTGTGCAACTCGACCGCGGCGTGACATTTAGGTCCCTTTAAAGTAGCTTTCAGGATTCGCATATTGAACATTATCGGAAATAGAATTATACGTATCGCAGCGTAACAGGAATAAGTCAAAcggatgaaaataaaaaaaaattaaaaaacgtcgATAAAGTCAAAATAGTCGGTTGACGTATTCGACTGAAGCTGATACCGAAATaactgtaaattaaatattaactttatatCATTGGAAAaagtatgtataaataaaatttgtgcgTAAAAATTGAATTCAATATTCTCGCGCATTTACATCTGGAGTAGCGTCAATGTTAGGCTGCAATTCGATCGCGAGGAATATTACGTCAGGCTTTCAACGCTTTCGTCTCAAATGCCCgacgttttaaatttactatAATATCGCCCCGAGAAACTTTAGAAGATAAAAGAACGAGGGAGACCGACGTGAGGagaataaacaaaaaaaaaaaaataccgatgAAGTTAGGATAGTCTTACTCCAGGTCCGATCGCGACGAGTTTCATCAACGGGATAGCTAATTATCCCTGCTTTGTATTCAGCACGTGACCGCCTCGAGAAGGCAAGGCATTTTATGCACTTCCTTTTTCAGCGTGAAAGAAAAACTGACGTGACGACTGCCCACCCCGGGCGCAAGTGCCGATAATCACAGTTGAACTAACAATCCCACCATACCGCGACATAAGACCGTAATTCCCCGAAATGCAAAAAAACACGTCCGAGAACCGCGCGCCGTTTTGATATAGTCACCGAGCAGCGTTTTCGCAAGAGCGATAAATCACGCGGCGCGACAAGTGTTGTGCGAGATAAATGGATTACTCGAAACATCGCGGTTTAATACGCCGTAAATCAATTTTCCTGGCGTGAATGTTTTCCCATCGGTTCCCCGAGATCGAAGTCAAACTATTTGCATTTATGGCGATTAATCTAATCTTCGCGTGTAAAGGTAGCTGCGCACCGCGGCGAAGTGCCGCGTCACGTGGACGCGAACGAGACGTACGCACGGGCTTCTTTAATATCTAATACCGCGCGCTTCGTTTCGGCGACACGTCGCTCGCgcgtaaatgaatatttttcttgtctCGGGAAATAAATGTTGGGAGGAATGGAGGCGAGCTCGGAACGAGCCTGACGTCGCGCGAGACCCCGACAGGGCGCAAATTGAGTCGGGCTAACGATCGACGGTGACAAAACGTTTCGGGTGACACGCCGCGCCAGAACGGGTTTACCCGCGCTCATTAAtaagcgagaaaaagaaatcccCATTTCCGGAACACTTTTAACGATTCCTCCTCCTTCGTTTCGGGGATCGAGCGTCGCGATACAAAATTAGCTCGGCGAGTCTCGTTCGGGGGAAGGCGCGAGGGTGCGAGCGGGGTGGCGAGCGCATTCGTGGCATTTGCGCCATGCGAACTGTGCctaaatatacatacacgcGCCCGTGTAGCCACGCGTACTTGCACACAGGCACACGCGCGCCTAACGGCCCGCTAACGCGAAGGAAGGGCCCATCGCGAAAACGAATGAGCTTATAAATCAGCAGTAACGATCGTTCCGCAAACAGCTCGCGCGGCTAACCAGTTTCCAAATTAAATAAGTTCACGCCGATGACTATCTCGGTCGTCGAAACGCAAGCAAAGGAAGGGTGGATGGTgtactaaagaaaaaaaaaaagttgcacggtcaattataaaattgcggTCGAATCAAAACTGGCCCTCCTTCCCGACGaaagtgtattttatttaaattaatgtcagATTTAATTTACGACATTCTACTAAACTTTCATGTTTcactcaattaattaaattcaagtaTAATTCGTATAAAGTCTCTAAATTTTCACCACTTTCAATTCAATAATTTGCCGATCGGCATTTttgcgagagaaagataagAAAGAGCAACCGCGTACTTTTTGCGAAAGGAAAGTTGGGAGATCAGATCTGAGATATCCTATGCGCATTCGTCTATACGGAGACACGCGGTTTCCCAGAGCCGTCGTCGTAACCCGTCCGAGGATTCGTCCTGCTTAGCATATAACAGCAATAAAGACGAGATTTATGCGTTTGATACAATAACCGAGAAGATTCCGATCGGTTCGTGCTGCAACAGCTGGTCGACCCTTTCCGACGCCGAGAGACCGAGCGTCACGTGCATGTGCACGGGGCTAAACGGTTCGCACGTGCACCTTCAATAACTAGACTTTCCAGCCCGCGCCAGGTAGTTACGAAGTTTCCTGCGGAATTAACCGCGCGACGTGTTGAGATGTATAAGCTCTCGCGGAACGTAGCCGACGTGCAAAGCTAACGCAACGATGAAGATAGCGGAACATTCGTAAAATTGAcgcgaaatgaaaaaaaaaaaaaattgccggaGATCCGAAACAACATAGGAGATTAGGGACTCGAAAAACGTAAGAAGCTATCGATTTACCAAAagatttataagaaaaaaaaaagttttaaacgcgcttatttatttaattgtaactcAATTTCGGCGAGTGGCGATTTTTATGTGTATCGTACCACTTCGTGTTCGCGTGGACCGTTTCACGCTTCTCGCGGAGGTGTCTGGGTCGacagacaatttttttttttatttatttttttttttttatttcccctcCCATTCTTTTTATCACTCGCATCGGCCGCACGCCGTCCCACGAAAACCCAATTCGAACGAACGTGCGTTTGAACACGCGCGTACACAAATATCTCGCACGCgggggaggaagagggagagCCCGGGTAGGCGGCTTTTTTTGCGAGGCCACCCCGGCGTGATACCTGTACAGCATTTTGCGTAATTGTAGCGGAATAAACGCGGCACCGCTTTGCATATATACAATTCATCGGGAGGATGCGTTTGACCGTGCGCGGAGAGATCGTTCGGAATGTACGTTGCGCGCGGTGCTGCGAAATGTTTGCTcagacgaaaaataacgaaagtGCATGAAATTTATGTCGACGCGACGCCAACCGCACGGGCATTTCAAATTTACTTCCGAAACTTCGATGGGATCGGTTTGATTGATTAAAATAGCTGTCCCCGATGcgcgctaaaaaaaatttactttcgcACGAATACGGCTTTCCCTCGCGATTACGAcatgataataaaacaaagttGTTGATTAATATTCACCGCGACggaagaaagataaaaatgaaatacgaATTACCGAAGGAGTTTGCAATCAAGCGCTTTAGAATACAAGATGTGACCGCACCGTTCGACTCGTCGGTTTCTAATCCGGATTATACTCAAGTGAATTCAAAGAATTATAGTAAATtcctaaaaacaaaaaaaaattaaaataaaaaaaattaaaattaaaatatatagaaataaataaaaatctctctcgCATGATTCTTCAAACCTCGTATCTCGTCGTCGTTCGAACGTGAACGGTTTTGATAAGGCTCTCATCCTTCTCTTTACTTCCGCGAATGAGCGCGAAAGAAATCGAGTCGTTCAACCGAACCGCGTCGTGAACcctaatttgcatttatatcgATTGCGCGCCAtaagcgaaaatattaaatccaTTTTCgtgagagaagaagaaagagaggctCGCCCACACGATACGCGCCTCCACGTTGCTTTATTGAGACGCTCTGAAAGATCGATCGTGCAAGACGACGTGATGTGTCGCGTTGATGCAAACGCACCAGTCGCGTTCTGCATGAATATTTCAATCGCTTCGCAAACtcgtataattcttttttttttatcacggtTCTCATTATAGTTTTATTAAGGTGTGCATACACTTGGCGAACCGAAAAGCGACCGAACGATCAGCGTACGCGAACATTCCGAACAAGTCGATCACTACAAAAATAACGTACCAACAACGCGCATCACCGACGAATGTCGCTGTGTTCGCTGATTAAGTGTATACTaagtgtatttaaaaaaaaaaaaaaaaaaaaaaaaacagataaatattttttacacatcAAGGTACTATCTCTCTGTAAGTCAGGACAATTAAATTGAATGTCGGAGACTCGATTAAAAccgagataattaatattctatcgAC encodes:
- the LOC139104841 gene encoding uncharacterized protein isoform X3, whose amino-acid sequence is MSLLSPLVQLLFHARKMSYRSQNDIKKLRRENEQLRREIWSLRDEYDKLEEILKKQKNHDESEEYEDRSEEDDGLQSDFSFEEDEENDDDNEKTAKDFNQEEQLENAENQKISSEKMSSNMHRLHVEFDDLSVVDEEEEPKRDRDRRDATPEKDQENEAVGHPPPPVLRQLHDNIPFYPATYAPTSGFSGTSYYTECPFEFPSTVDLMLPTDTSALLAPPYGGLQPEPLIPLTNLDTASPDDRTLPQIHAPPVGWQNDMVPQKQVPYASTTRAMTPDSHPIMVPSSSSSMPPSSTFSFLRRKDTSTRQPAVLHETSAIQDPRVQLPERTIGKNVWSTAAPESAVTNGEKRGDTAAMFAVPEKSKLFFAAQPFTMKRQEEESPTASMSHFGTGTSSSSGRTASTVISRTNPFVGLKGSADIYVNGAIPCEDFSKEKNEPRTFTSIDNLLITDGKSVPSGQLTKSISCQDLSSESQIVAQQLKLNHVESQMLTKSDNTLDSIGDYSNKPYKSHLNVTLKVPAVGQAPSPETPEIPNLPSIDYRLFGNPFLRNFDKICPGYQVKPNPPTATSPLSVHVNDDGLAYPYSVPSRSVHLGERFRAAHLPDQTRLLIPSDQLMSGKQDIQVTSFERPSPCNLIPSAAPYDLPGLRRLNVNRYLQSQNLYQNVPIVSRGSGQFYSPRCGMMYYDNVTKVPAQTQTSIDGDSHHEDEEAISVPNSPSGQRRKKIVRKDKILIKEQKPLSPAAQRKLKKQCSATSTDTLDSAEKMTRKKPKRLSVAVPDAQENKIESRSSSSGQDSPRKDKRVHINSKRRSSQVSLRTTGSGSVDAKEKLADGTALNSERERTNSVSSREITSAKARKTSTSSGNVPWCACWGNGCI
- the LOC139104841 gene encoding uncharacterized protein isoform X1 gives rise to the protein MMAGTGVGGVGGVGMLRTRRRDVSVKPNRKLDRKSSRGMIYENEELRLRTIHINAEVEQGQNDIKKLRRENEQLRREIWSLRDEYDKLEEILKKQKNHDESEEYEDRSEEDDGLQSDFSFEEDEENDDDNEKTAKDFNQEEQLENAENQKISSEKMSSNMHRLHVEFDDLSVVDEEEEPKRDRDRRDATPEKDQENEAVGHPPPPVLRQLHDNIPFYPATYAPTSGFSGTSYYTECPFEFPSTVDLMLPTDTSALLAPPYGGLQPEPLIPLTNLDTASPDDRTLPQIHAPPVGWQNDMVPQKQVPYASTTRAMTPDSHPIMVPSSSSSMPPSSTFSFLRRKDTSTRQPAVLHETSAIQDPRVQLPERTIGKNVWSTAAPESAVTNGEKRGDTAAMFAVPEKSKLFFAAQPFTMKRQEEESPTASMSHFGTGTSSSSGRTASTVISRTNPFVGLKGSADIYVNGAIPCEDFSKEKNEPRTFTSIDNLLITDGKSVPSGQLTKSISCQDLSSESQIVAQQLKLNHVESQMLTKSDNTLDSIGDYSNKPYKSHLNVTLKVPAVGQAPSPETPEIPNLPSIDYRLFGNPFLRNFDKICPGYQVKPNPPTATSPLSVHVNDDGLAYPYSVPSRSVHLGERFRAAHLPDQTRLLIPSDQLMSGKQDIQVTSFERPSPCNLIPSAAPYDLPGLRRLNVNRYLQSQNLYQNVPIVSRGSGQFYSPRCGMMYYDNVTKVPAQTQTSIDGDSHHEDEEAISVPNSPSGQRRKKIVRKDKILIKEQKPLSPAAQRKLKKQCSATSTDTLDSAEKMTRKKPKRLSVAVPDAQENKIESRSSSSGQDSPRKDKRVHINSKRRSSQVSLRTTGSGSVDAKEKLADGTALNSERERTNSVSSREITSAKARKTSTSSGNVPWCACWGNGCI
- the LOC139104841 gene encoding uncharacterized protein isoform X2, whose amino-acid sequence is MCEAPWRGTQKWKERDMGMTQRRDAGRPMRREEKESSYSSSRNSGQNDIKKLRRENEQLRREIWSLRDEYDKLEEILKKQKNHDESEEYEDRSEEDDGLQSDFSFEEDEENDDDNEKTAKDFNQEEQLENAENQKISSEKMSSNMHRLHVEFDDLSVVDEEEEPKRDRDRRDATPEKDQENEAVGHPPPPVLRQLHDNIPFYPATYAPTSGFSGTSYYTECPFEFPSTVDLMLPTDTSALLAPPYGGLQPEPLIPLTNLDTASPDDRTLPQIHAPPVGWQNDMVPQKQVPYASTTRAMTPDSHPIMVPSSSSSMPPSSTFSFLRRKDTSTRQPAVLHETSAIQDPRVQLPERTIGKNVWSTAAPESAVTNGEKRGDTAAMFAVPEKSKLFFAAQPFTMKRQEEESPTASMSHFGTGTSSSSGRTASTVISRTNPFVGLKGSADIYVNGAIPCEDFSKEKNEPRTFTSIDNLLITDGKSVPSGQLTKSISCQDLSSESQIVAQQLKLNHVESQMLTKSDNTLDSIGDYSNKPYKSHLNVTLKVPAVGQAPSPETPEIPNLPSIDYRLFGNPFLRNFDKICPGYQVKPNPPTATSPLSVHVNDDGLAYPYSVPSRSVHLGERFRAAHLPDQTRLLIPSDQLMSGKQDIQVTSFERPSPCNLIPSAAPYDLPGLRRLNVNRYLQSQNLYQNVPIVSRGSGQFYSPRCGMMYYDNVTKVPAQTQTSIDGDSHHEDEEAISVPNSPSGQRRKKIVRKDKILIKEQKPLSPAAQRKLKKQCSATSTDTLDSAEKMTRKKPKRLSVAVPDAQENKIESRSSSSGQDSPRKDKRVHINSKRRSSQVSLRTTGSGSVDAKEKLADGTALNSERERTNSVSSREITSAKARKTSTSSGNVPWCACWGNGCI